From Vitis vinifera cultivar Pinot Noir 40024 chromosome 5, ASM3070453v1, the proteins below share one genomic window:
- the LOC100249225 gene encoding DNA-directed RNA polymerases II and V subunit 8A isoform X3 produces the protein MGEYLLPRDNFAVTMVETFFDDIFVVDGQDPGGKKFDKVSRIEASSEQYDMFMQLDVNIEAYPIQAGEKFRMVLAPTLHLDGADVTDYFTQGEQKSLADKFDYVMYGIIYKVSNEGSGPDVKGVIYASFGGLLMILKGDPSNLNKLEVNKRLFLLMKKV, from the exons ATGG GTGAATATTTGTTGCCAAGAGATAATTTTGCAGTGACGATGGTTGAAACAttttttgatgatatttttgtGGTTGACGGACAAGATCCAGGtggtaaaaaatttgataaag TTTCTCGTATTGAAGCATCGAGTGAGCAGTATGACATGTTCATGCAACTAGATGTGAACATAGAGGCATATCCTATTCAGGCTGGGGAGAAATTCAGAATGGTGTTAGCTCCGACTCTGCATTTGGATGGAGCAGATGTCACTGACTATTTTACTCAG GGTGAGCAGAAGTCACTTGCAGACAAATTTGATTATGTCATGTATGGGATAATATATAAAGTCTCAAATGAAGGTTCAGGACCTGATGTTAAAGG GGTGATATATGCCTCATTTGGTGGCCTTCTGATGATTCTCAAAGGTGACCCCTCCAATTTGAATAAATTAGAAGTCAATAAAAGGTTATTTCTTCTCATGAAGAAGGTATGA
- the LOC100249225 gene encoding DNA-directed RNA polymerases II and V subunit 8A isoform X2 has protein sequence MYLASSELLKGEYLLPRDNFAVTMVETFFDDIFVVDGQDPGGKKFDKVSRIEASSEQYDMFMQLDVNIEAYPIQAGEKFRMVLAPTLHLDGADVTDYFTQGEQKSLADKFDYVMYGIIYKVSNEGSGPDVKGVIYASFGGLLMILKGDPSNLNKLEVNKRLFLLMKKV, from the exons ATGTATTTGGCTTCTTCTGAGCTTTTGAAAG GTGAATATTTGTTGCCAAGAGATAATTTTGCAGTGACGATGGTTGAAACAttttttgatgatatttttgtGGTTGACGGACAAGATCCAGGtggtaaaaaatttgataaag TTTCTCGTATTGAAGCATCGAGTGAGCAGTATGACATGTTCATGCAACTAGATGTGAACATAGAGGCATATCCTATTCAGGCTGGGGAGAAATTCAGAATGGTGTTAGCTCCGACTCTGCATTTGGATGGAGCAGATGTCACTGACTATTTTACTCAG GGTGAGCAGAAGTCACTTGCAGACAAATTTGATTATGTCATGTATGGGATAATATATAAAGTCTCAAATGAAGGTTCAGGACCTGATGTTAAAGG GGTGATATATGCCTCATTTGGTGGCCTTCTGATGATTCTCAAAGGTGACCCCTCCAATTTGAATAAATTAGAAGTCAATAAAAGGTTATTTCTTCTCATGAAGAAGGTATGA
- the LOC100249225 gene encoding DNA-directed RNA polymerases II and V subunit 8A isoform X1: MKFKDRTLIPSCEYLLPRDNFAVTMVETFFDDIFVVDGQDPGGKKFDKVSRIEASSEQYDMFMQLDVNIEAYPIQAGEKFRMVLAPTLHLDGADVTDYFTQGEQKSLADKFDYVMYGIIYKVSNEGSGPDVKGVIYASFGGLLMILKGDPSNLNKLEVNKRLFLLMKKV; the protein is encoded by the exons ATGAAGTTTAAAGACCGAACTTTGATCCCCTCTT GTGAATATTTGTTGCCAAGAGATAATTTTGCAGTGACGATGGTTGAAACAttttttgatgatatttttgtGGTTGACGGACAAGATCCAGGtggtaaaaaatttgataaag TTTCTCGTATTGAAGCATCGAGTGAGCAGTATGACATGTTCATGCAACTAGATGTGAACATAGAGGCATATCCTATTCAGGCTGGGGAGAAATTCAGAATGGTGTTAGCTCCGACTCTGCATTTGGATGGAGCAGATGTCACTGACTATTTTACTCAG GGTGAGCAGAAGTCACTTGCAGACAAATTTGATTATGTCATGTATGGGATAATATATAAAGTCTCAAATGAAGGTTCAGGACCTGATGTTAAAGG GGTGATATATGCCTCATTTGGTGGCCTTCTGATGATTCTCAAAGGTGACCCCTCCAATTTGAATAAATTAGAAGTCAATAAAAGGTTATTTCTTCTCATGAAGAAGGTATGA
- the LOC100249225 gene encoding DNA-directed RNA polymerases II and V subunit 8A isoform X4, translating to MVETFFDDIFVVDGQDPGGKKFDKVSRIEASSEQYDMFMQLDVNIEAYPIQAGEKFRMVLAPTLHLDGADVTDYFTQGEQKSLADKFDYVMYGIIYKVSNEGSGPDVKGVIYASFGGLLMILKGDPSNLNKLEVNKRLFLLMKKV from the exons ATGGTTGAAACAttttttgatgatatttttgtGGTTGACGGACAAGATCCAGGtggtaaaaaatttgataaag TTTCTCGTATTGAAGCATCGAGTGAGCAGTATGACATGTTCATGCAACTAGATGTGAACATAGAGGCATATCCTATTCAGGCTGGGGAGAAATTCAGAATGGTGTTAGCTCCGACTCTGCATTTGGATGGAGCAGATGTCACTGACTATTTTACTCAG GGTGAGCAGAAGTCACTTGCAGACAAATTTGATTATGTCATGTATGGGATAATATATAAAGTCTCAAATGAAGGTTCAGGACCTGATGTTAAAGG GGTGATATATGCCTCATTTGGTGGCCTTCTGATGATTCTCAAAGGTGACCCCTCCAATTTGAATAAATTAGAAGTCAATAAAAGGTTATTTCTTCTCATGAAGAAGGTATGA
- the LOC100250774 gene encoding membrane-associated 30 kDa protein, chloroplastic isoform X1, with the protein MSLLDRFARVVKSYANAIISSMEDPEKILEQTVLEMNDDLIKMRQATAQVLASQKRLENKYKAAQQASEDWYRKAQFALEKGDEDLAREALKRRKSYADNASALKAQFDQQKNVIENLVSNTQLLESKIQEAKSKKDTLKARAQSAKTASKVNEMLGNVNTSNALAAFEKMEEKVLTMESQAEALGQLTSDELDGKFASLESSSVDDDLANLKKELSGSSKGLSSLIFLFLFRFGSNRKVSFHLEEHLLAAQAWHCHFKTLNLRGSSMN; encoded by the exons ATGAGCCTTTTGGATCGATTTGCTAGAGTTGTCAAG TCATATGCAAATGCAATCATTAGTTCCATGGAAGACCCGGAGAAGATCTTAGAACAAACTGTGCTTGAAATGAATGATGACTTGATAAAAATGCGTCAGGCCACAGCACAA GTATTGGCATCTCAAAAGcgattggaaaataaatataaagcgGCACAACAAGCTTCTGAAGATTG GTACCGTAAGGCTCAATTTGCTCTTGAAAAAGGAGATGAGGATCTTGCACGGGAAGCTTTGAAGAGGCGTAAGTCTTATGCT GATAATGCTAGTGCTTTGAAAGCTCAATTTGATCAACAGAAGAATGTCATTGAAAATCTCGTCTCCAATACACAG CTTTTGGAGAGCAAGATACAGGAAGCAAAATCAAAAAAAGATACCTTGAAAGCACGTGCTCAGTCTGCCAA GACTGCAAGCAAAGTGAATGAGATGTTGGGGAATGTCAATACAAGTAATGCACTTGCAGCTTTTGAAAAGATGGAAGAAAAAG tGTTGACAATGGAGTCCCAAGCAGAGGCACTGGGCCAGTTAACTTCTGATGAGCTTGACGGAAAG TTTGCATCGTTAGAAAGCTCTTCAGTTGATGATGATCTTGCAAACTTGAAGAAAGAACTATCTGGTAGCTCAAAG GGACTTAGctctcttatttttttgttcctGTTTCGGTTTGGTTCCAATAGAAAGGTGAGCTTCCACCTGGAAGAGCATCTGTTAGCAGCACAAGCATGGCATTGCCATTTCAAGACACTGAACTTGAGAGGGAGCTCAATGAATTGA
- the LOC100250774 gene encoding membrane-associated 30 kDa protein, chloroplastic isoform X2: MSLLDRFARVVKSYANAIISSMEDPEKILEQTVLEMNDDLIKMRQATAQVLASQKRLENKYKAAQQASEDWYRKAQFALEKGDEDLAREALKRRKSYADNASALKAQFDQQKNVIENLVSNTQLLESKIQEAKSKKDTLKARAQSAKTASKVNEMLGNVNTSNALAAFEKMEEKVLTMESQAEALGQLTSDELDGKFASLESSSVDDDLANLKKELSGSSKDFTTLEPTDAVGPSNRSVVAGNAAMMIWQSSATRAASNLTNTPSPD, translated from the exons ATGAGCCTTTTGGATCGATTTGCTAGAGTTGTCAAG TCATATGCAAATGCAATCATTAGTTCCATGGAAGACCCGGAGAAGATCTTAGAACAAACTGTGCTTGAAATGAATGATGACTTGATAAAAATGCGTCAGGCCACAGCACAA GTATTGGCATCTCAAAAGcgattggaaaataaatataaagcgGCACAACAAGCTTCTGAAGATTG GTACCGTAAGGCTCAATTTGCTCTTGAAAAAGGAGATGAGGATCTTGCACGGGAAGCTTTGAAGAGGCGTAAGTCTTATGCT GATAATGCTAGTGCTTTGAAAGCTCAATTTGATCAACAGAAGAATGTCATTGAAAATCTCGTCTCCAATACACAG CTTTTGGAGAGCAAGATACAGGAAGCAAAATCAAAAAAAGATACCTTGAAAGCACGTGCTCAGTCTGCCAA GACTGCAAGCAAAGTGAATGAGATGTTGGGGAATGTCAATACAAGTAATGCACTTGCAGCTTTTGAAAAGATGGAAGAAAAAG tGTTGACAATGGAGTCCCAAGCAGAGGCACTGGGCCAGTTAACTTCTGATGAGCTTGACGGAAAG TTTGCATCGTTAGAAAGCTCTTCAGTTGATGATGATCTTGCAAACTTGAAGAAAGAACTATCTGGTAGCTCAAAG GATTTTACAACCCTAGAGCCAACTGATGCTGTGGGGCCCTCCAACAGAAGCGTGGTGGCGGGCAACGCAGCAATGATGATTTGGCAAAGTAGTGCTACACGAGCTGCTTCCAATTTGACTAACACG CCAAGCCCAGATTGA
- the LOC100250774 gene encoding membrane-associated 30 kDa protein, chloroplastic isoform X3 produces the protein MSLLDRFARVVKSYANAIISSMEDPEKILEQTVLEMNDDLIKMRQATAQVLASQKRLENKYKAAQQASEDWYRKAQFALEKGDEDLAREALKRRKSYADNASALKAQFDQQKNVIENLVSNTQLLESKIQEAKSKKDTLKARAQSAKTASKVNEMLGNVNTSNALAAFEKMEEKVLTMESQAEALGQLTSDELDGKFASLESSSVDDDLANLKKELSGSSKKGELPPGRASVSSTSMALPFQDTELERELNELRQKAKDS, from the exons ATGAGCCTTTTGGATCGATTTGCTAGAGTTGTCAAG TCATATGCAAATGCAATCATTAGTTCCATGGAAGACCCGGAGAAGATCTTAGAACAAACTGTGCTTGAAATGAATGATGACTTGATAAAAATGCGTCAGGCCACAGCACAA GTATTGGCATCTCAAAAGcgattggaaaataaatataaagcgGCACAACAAGCTTCTGAAGATTG GTACCGTAAGGCTCAATTTGCTCTTGAAAAAGGAGATGAGGATCTTGCACGGGAAGCTTTGAAGAGGCGTAAGTCTTATGCT GATAATGCTAGTGCTTTGAAAGCTCAATTTGATCAACAGAAGAATGTCATTGAAAATCTCGTCTCCAATACACAG CTTTTGGAGAGCAAGATACAGGAAGCAAAATCAAAAAAAGATACCTTGAAAGCACGTGCTCAGTCTGCCAA GACTGCAAGCAAAGTGAATGAGATGTTGGGGAATGTCAATACAAGTAATGCACTTGCAGCTTTTGAAAAGATGGAAGAAAAAG tGTTGACAATGGAGTCCCAAGCAGAGGCACTGGGCCAGTTAACTTCTGATGAGCTTGACGGAAAG TTTGCATCGTTAGAAAGCTCTTCAGTTGATGATGATCTTGCAAACTTGAAGAAAGAACTATCTGGTAGCTCAAAG AAAGGTGAGCTTCCACCTGGAAGAGCATCTGTTAGCAGCACAAGCATGGCATTGCCATTTCAAGACACTGAACTTGAGAGGGAGCTCAATGAATTGAGGCAAAAGGCAAAGGATTCCTAG
- the LOC100250774 gene encoding membrane-associated 30 kDa protein, chloroplastic isoform X5, producing MSLLDRFARVVKSYANAIISSMEDPEKILEQTVLEMNDDLIKMRQATAQVLASQKRLENKYKAAQQASEDWYRKAQFALEKGDEDLAREALKRRKSYADNASALKAQFDQQKNVIENLVSNTQLLESKIQEAKSKKDTLKARAQSAKTASKVNEMLGNVNTSNALAAFEKMEEKVLTMESQAEALGQLTSDELDGKFASLESSSVDDDLANLKKELSGSSKPGT from the exons ATGAGCCTTTTGGATCGATTTGCTAGAGTTGTCAAG TCATATGCAAATGCAATCATTAGTTCCATGGAAGACCCGGAGAAGATCTTAGAACAAACTGTGCTTGAAATGAATGATGACTTGATAAAAATGCGTCAGGCCACAGCACAA GTATTGGCATCTCAAAAGcgattggaaaataaatataaagcgGCACAACAAGCTTCTGAAGATTG GTACCGTAAGGCTCAATTTGCTCTTGAAAAAGGAGATGAGGATCTTGCACGGGAAGCTTTGAAGAGGCGTAAGTCTTATGCT GATAATGCTAGTGCTTTGAAAGCTCAATTTGATCAACAGAAGAATGTCATTGAAAATCTCGTCTCCAATACACAG CTTTTGGAGAGCAAGATACAGGAAGCAAAATCAAAAAAAGATACCTTGAAAGCACGTGCTCAGTCTGCCAA GACTGCAAGCAAAGTGAATGAGATGTTGGGGAATGTCAATACAAGTAATGCACTTGCAGCTTTTGAAAAGATGGAAGAAAAAG tGTTGACAATGGAGTCCCAAGCAGAGGCACTGGGCCAGTTAACTTCTGATGAGCTTGACGGAAAG TTTGCATCGTTAGAAAGCTCTTCAGTTGATGATGATCTTGCAAACTTGAAGAAAGAACTATCTGGTAGCTCAAAG CCAGGGACTTAG
- the LOC100250774 gene encoding membrane-associated 30 kDa protein, chloroplastic isoform X4: MEDPEKILEQTVLEMNDDLIKMRQATAQVLASQKRLENKYKAAQQASEDWYRKAQFALEKGDEDLAREALKRRKSYADNASALKAQFDQQKNVIENLVSNTQLLESKIQEAKSKKDTLKARAQSAKTASKVNEMLGNVNTSNALAAFEKMEEKVLTMESQAEALGQLTSDELDGKFASLESSSVDDDLANLKKELSGSSKGLSSLIFLFLFRFGSNRKVSFHLEEHLLAAQAWHCHFKTLNLRGSSMN, from the exons ATGGAAGACCCGGAGAAGATCTTAGAACAAACTGTGCTTGAAATGAATGATGACTTGATAAAAATGCGTCAGGCCACAGCACAA GTATTGGCATCTCAAAAGcgattggaaaataaatataaagcgGCACAACAAGCTTCTGAAGATTG GTACCGTAAGGCTCAATTTGCTCTTGAAAAAGGAGATGAGGATCTTGCACGGGAAGCTTTGAAGAGGCGTAAGTCTTATGCT GATAATGCTAGTGCTTTGAAAGCTCAATTTGATCAACAGAAGAATGTCATTGAAAATCTCGTCTCCAATACACAG CTTTTGGAGAGCAAGATACAGGAAGCAAAATCAAAAAAAGATACCTTGAAAGCACGTGCTCAGTCTGCCAA GACTGCAAGCAAAGTGAATGAGATGTTGGGGAATGTCAATACAAGTAATGCACTTGCAGCTTTTGAAAAGATGGAAGAAAAAG tGTTGACAATGGAGTCCCAAGCAGAGGCACTGGGCCAGTTAACTTCTGATGAGCTTGACGGAAAG TTTGCATCGTTAGAAAGCTCTTCAGTTGATGATGATCTTGCAAACTTGAAGAAAGAACTATCTGGTAGCTCAAAG GGACTTAGctctcttatttttttgttcctGTTTCGGTTTGGTTCCAATAGAAAGGTGAGCTTCCACCTGGAAGAGCATCTGTTAGCAGCACAAGCATGGCATTGCCATTTCAAGACACTGAACTTGAGAGGGAGCTCAATGAATTGA